The stretch of DNA AACGGAGGTTGGCCAAGAGCGAATGAAGATCATGACGGAAACGAATGACGGTTTTACACTGAGCGAAAAGGATTTGGAGCTGCGCGGTCCCGGAGATTTTTTTGGGAAAAAGCAAAGCGGACTTCCCGAGTTTAAAATGGCGGACATGGTTCACGATTACCGCACGCTTGAAGCGGCGAGGGCAGATGCCAAACAAATGGTGGAATCAGACGCGTTTTGGACGGATCGCGCATATCTGTTTCTTCGTGACTGCTTGGAGAAATCAGGTGTTCTGTCCGGGGAGAAATTGGATTAGAAGGAAAGGGAGGGTTTTCTTCTAATCCCTCTGCTGACAGGTGCAGTATCCGCCGCGGTCTCACTTGTTCTTTCATGGATGGATTTGCTCGATGTGATGCTTCCGGTCTCATCAGCGTTTTCAAGTTAAACAGAGGAAGGGGATCGTATTTGCTTTTCTCTTAAAAAGAATGCAAGTTTTTTCTTGCATTCTTTTTTTTAAGCTTTTATACTACTATTAGTACCTAGTCCTAATATCGGATGGTGTGAAGTGGATGAGACGTTCAAAAAAAGACAGACAAACAGAGCTTCAGGAGACGATTGCTGACAATCCTTTTGTAACAGATGAAGAGCTGGCTGACCGCTTTCAAGTGAGCGTGCAGACAATTCGTTTGGATCGGATGGAGCTGTCCATACCTGAGCTTCGTGAAAGAATCAAGCATGTTGCGAAAGAAAAGCTTGCCGATGAAGTGCGCTCGCTGCCAATTGAGGAAGTAGTTGGTGAAGTGATTGACATTGAACTTGACCAAAGCGCGATCTCTATTTTTGATGTCAAGAAGAATCACGTCTTCACAAGAAACGGCATTGCCCGCGGTCATCACTTATTCGCCCAAGCCAATTCGCTTGCGGTTGCTGTCATTAACGATGAACTGGCTTTGACGGCTAAAGCGAATATTCGTTTTACCCGCACGGTTTATGAAGGTGAGCGGGTAGTAGCGAAAGCTAAGGTGACGAATGTGAATACAGAGAAAGAACGGACAACAGTTGAAGTGAACAGCTATGTGGGCCAGGAGCTTGTATTTCAAGGAGAATTTACGATGTATCGTTCCAATATATCAGCAAAGGATGAAACGAAATGAAAATAGCGGTAGATGCCATGGGCGGCGATCATGCACCGAAAGAAATCATTTTAGGAACTAATCAGGCGTTAGCGGAAATCCCCGAGTTAGAAGTGCTGATTTTTGGAGATCAAGAGCAAATTAACCAATATTTAACCCCCAACAGCCGGGTGGAAATTATTCATTCCGATGAGGTTATTTTAGGAACAGATGAACCGGTGCGGGCTGTGCGGCGAAAAAAACAAGCGTCCATGGTAATGATGGCGCAAGCGGTGGCTGACGGCAAAGCTGAGGCTTGTGTTTCTGCAGGAAACACAGGTGCATTGATGGCAGCAGGGTTATTTATCGTTGGCCGGATCGACGGTATTCAGCGGCCGGCTTTAGCGCCTACATTGCCGACAGTTGACGGAAAAGGGTTTGTGATGCTGGATCTTGGAGCAAACGCCGACGCCAAGCCGGAGCATTTAGTGCAGTATGCGCTCATGGGCTCGATTTACGCGGAAAAAGTAAGAGGTATTTCTTCCCCGAAAGTAGGTCTGTTAAATATCGGAACAGAGGAGAAGAAAGGAAATGAATTGACGAAAGGCGCATTTGAGCTGCTGAGCCAGCAAACCGATTTGCATTTCATTGGAAATGTGGAATCGAGAGAACTGCTCAACGGTGCGGCGGATGTCATTGTGACAGATGGATTTACAGGCAATATGGTGCTTAAAACATTAGAAGGCACAGCCCTCTCTATCTTTTCCATGCTGAAGTCCTCGCTGACGTCATCATTCAAAGCAAAGATCGGAGCGGGTCTGTTAAAAGACGAGCTGTATAAGCTGAAAAGCAAAATGGATTATACAGAGTACGGCGGAGCCGGGCTGTTCGGATTAAAAGCGCCGGTTATTAAAGCGCACGGATCATCGAATGCCCATGCATTTTATAATGCGCTCAAGCAAGCGTACTCAATGGCTCAAGCGAATGTTCCGGCCATGATTCAAAAAGCGGCTGCGGAAGGAAGGTAAGGAGGAGAACACGATGGGGAAAATAGCATTTGTATTTCCGGGACAAGGATCCCAAATTGTCGGTATGGGCCGGTCTCTTGCCGATGAACATCAAGACATTCGTGAATTGTTTGAACGAGCGGATCAGAAGCTGGGCTTTTCTTTAAGCGATATTATGTGGAAAGGGCCGCAGGAAGAGCTCACGTTCACGATGAATGCGCAGCCTGCTTTGTTAACAGCCAGCATAGCCGTGCTGACAAGATTTACTCGAGAAGGCATCACGCCTGACTATATGGCCGGACACAGCTTAGGGGAATATACGGCGTTAACAGCAGCCAATGCCTTATCATTTGAAGAGGCGGTCTACGCTGTCCACAAGCGGGGCCAATTTATGGAACAGGCCGTGCCAGCGGGAGAGGGGACGATGGCAGCCGTTTTAGGTATGGAGCGGGATGCGCTTCAGCACATCGTTGATCACGTAGCTGCTAACGGCGATATTGTCGGGCTTGCCAATTTAAACTGCCCTGGCCAAATTGTTATTTCCGGCACAGCGGCAGGGGTGGACAAGGTCTCAGCGCTAGCGAAGGAACAGGGCGCTAAGCGCGTTATTCCGCTTAATGTCAGCGGTCCTTTCCATTCGATTTTAATGAAGCCTGCAACAGCACAACTTGAAGAAGTATTGAATGAAATCACGATTTCTGACTGTGATGTACCGGTGATGGCGAATGTGGATGCTAAAGCGGTGCAGAAAGCAAGTGACATTCAGCAGAAGCTGCTTCAGCAACTCTATTCTCCGGTACTTTGGCAAGACAGTGTAGAAGCGTTAATTGCTGCGGGTGTAGATACCTTTATTGAAATAGGTCCGGGAAAAGTGCTGTCCGGATTAATTAAAAAAATCAATCGCCAAGTTCGGGTTATGGCTATTCAAGATGAAGAAACGATCCGAAAGGCAATTGCGGAATTGAAGGAGGTAGCCAAATGAAGCTTGATGGAAAATCAGCAATAGTCACAGGGGCATCCCGCGGAATTGGCCGGGAGATCGCATTGGAGCTTGCCCGTCAAGGAGCGGATGTAGTTGTGAATTATGCAGGCAATGAAGCGAAGGCCAATGCGGTGGTGCAAGAAATTCAAGCACTTGGCCGTCAAGCGAAGGCGATTCAGTGTAACGTGGCGGATGGAGAAGCTGTGCAAAAGATGGTAAAGCAAGCGGTGGACACATTCGGCAAGGTGGATATCTTAGTGAACAATGCCGGCATTACCCGGGATAACTTGCTTATGCGGATGAAGGAGCAAGAATGGGATGAGGTCATGAACACTAATTTAAAAGGTGTGTTTCTTTGTGCGAAAGCGGTCACTAGACCAATGATGAAGCAAAGAAGCGGCCGGATTATTAATATTGCGTCGATTGTCGGCGTTTGCGGAAATCCCGGTCAAGCCAATTATGTCGCGGCTAAAGCAGGAGTCATTGGCTTCACGAAAACCGCAGCCAAAGAGCTGGCGTCGCGCGGCATAACGGTCAATGCCATTGCACCGGGCTTTATTACAACCGACATGACGGAAGACCTTCCGGAAGAGGCAAAGCAAGGGATGCTCAGCCAAATTCCGCTGGCCCGCTTCGGTGAACCGGCCGATATCGCCAAAGCAACTGTATTTTTGGCATCCGAAGATGCAAAGTATATAACCGGCCAAACATTGCACGTAGATGGCGGCATGGTTATGTAAGACGAGCGGCAAGCAATAGCTGCTGGTGCCGTTTCAATTGAAAATTTATTTTATCTTGATGAAAAATCGTCTATAATGACTTGAGGGGAGGTGAACGTAATGGAAAACGTATTAGAGCGAGTAACGAAAATTATCGTCGATCGTCTTGGAGTGGAAGAGTCTCAAGTAACGCTGGAAGCTTCTTTTAAAGAAGATCTTGGAGCGGATTCTTTAGATGTGGTAGAGCTTGTCATGGAGTTAGAAGATGAGTTCAATATGGAAATCTCTGACGACGATGCGGAAAAGATTGCAACAGTGGGTGACGCTGTGAACTACATAAACAGCAAAAACTAATCGTTGGGAAGATTGCAAGCTCCGTTATGAACGGGGCTTTCTTCTTTTGCGATTTTTTTCATTTTCGTCTAAACTGTCTTTGGATGTAAATTTGTTTGATAGCGGAGGATGTCCTATGAGGAAACCACATAAAGATTATTGGAAAGCATCACAGCGAAAAAGTGAGAAGTTTAAACAGTTTCAGCAGAAGCTGGGCATTCAATTTAATGATGAGAAATTATTAAAGCAAGCATTCACACATTCATCCTATGTGAATGAGCATCGGAAAAAGCCTCATGAAGATAACGAAAGACTGGAATTTTTAGGAGATGCCGTTTTAGAATTAACCGTCTCGCATTTTTTATTTAAAAAATATCCGCTGTTATCGGAGGGGGATTTAACGAAACTGAGAGCGGCTATCGTTTGTGAGCCATCGCTTGTCACGTTTGCCAATGAGCTGGAGTTCGGTCAGCTTGTGCTTTTAGGAAAAGGAGAGGAAATGACGGGAGGGCGCATGAGACCCGCTCTTTTAGCAGATGTATTTGAAGCCTTTGTCGGCGCTTTATTTTTAGATCAAGGCATGGAGCAAGTGCTTCAGTTTTTAGAAAATATCGTCTTTCCAAAAGTGAATTCCGGTGCTTTTTCTCATGTGATGGATTATAAAAGTCAGCTGCAGGAGCTGGTGCAGCGCAATACAAAGGGGCAGCTTGAGTACAAAATTCTTAAAGAAAAAGGCCCGGCCCACAGCAAAGAATTCGTTTCGCAAGTAGCGCTGAACGGAGACGTACTCGGCACGGGGGAAGGAAGATCGAAAAAAGAAGCGGAACAATTAGCTGCCCAAATGGCTTTAATGGCGCTTCGGCAACAGACAGAATAGAAGGTAGGGAAAAGAAACATGTTCCTGAAAAGATTAGAAATCGCCGGCTTTAAATCTTTCGCTGAGCGGGTGTCCGTGGATTTCGTTGATGGGGTGACAGCTGTTGTAGGACCCAACGGATCAGGCAAGAGCAATATTACAGACGGGATTCGCTGGGTGCTTGGCGAACAATCAGCAAAGAGCTTGCGGGGCGGAAAGATGGAGGATGTTATTTTTGCTGGAAGCGACAGCCGGAAACCGCTTAATTTTGCAGAAGTGACGTTAACTTTGAACAACGAACAGCAAAGGCTGCCAATTGAGTACAATGAAGTTAATGTGACGAGACGGGTATACCGGTCGGGGGATAGCGAATATTTCATTAATAGACAGCCGTGTCGTTTAAAGGATATCGTAGAATTATTTATGGATTCAGGTCTTGGTAAAGAGGCCTTTTCCATTATTGGACAAGGGAAGGTAGAAGAAATATTAAACAGCAAGCCAATCGACCGCCGGACGATTTTTGAAGAAGCTGCCGGTGTATTAAAGTACAAAACACGCAAGCGAAAAGCAGAACAGAAGCTAACGGAAACACAAGAAAACTTAAATCGTGTCCAGGATATATTGCATGAGCTTGAAGGGCAAATAGAACCGCTGAAAATCCAAGCTTCCATCGCTAAGGACTACATGGAAAAGAAGGAAGAACTGACGGCTTATGACATCGCCTGCATCGTGTATGAAATTGATCAGTTGCACGGACAGTGGCAAGAGCTGAAGCAAAGCTTCGCGGAGCATCAGCAGGAAGAACTTCAGCTTTCTTCAAGGCTGCAGAAGAAGGAAGCGAAAACGGCTGAACTTCGCGATCAAATGACAGCGATTGATGAATCGGTGAATGATTTGCAAAATGTCTTGCTGGCGGTGAGCGAGGAATTAGAAAAGCTGGAAGGGCGCAAGCAGGTGCTGAAGGAACGCAAGAGAAATGCCGTTCACAATGAAAGCCAGTTGGCGGGCTATATGAAAGAATCTGAAGCCCAAATCAAGCAGCTATCTCAGCAGGCCGCGGAATTAAAACAGAAAGTGGAGCATGATCAGACAGAAGCATCCAAGCTGAAGGAGCTGCTGACGGAAAAGCAGCAAGAGCTGAATCATCTTTCGCAAAACATTGAGGATACGATTGAAACATTAAAAGCGGACTATATTGAAAGCTTAAACGAACAAGCTTCTGCTAAAAATGAGCTTTCTCACATTCATCAGCAGACGGAGCTCCTTGCCCGCAAGAAGCAGCGGATTGAAAAGGAAAATGAAAAGCAGGTGGCGGAGAGAGAGCGGATAGAGGCGAAAAAAGCAGAAATAGAATCCAATCTGACCATTGCTCAGCAGGAATTAGCCTCTTATGTGGAGACGTTCCGCACAGACCAGCAGACCCTCGAGGCTCTGAAGTCCAAGTATGCCAAACAAGAAAGCAATCTATATCAAGCTTATAAAATTTTGCAGGAAGCGAAATCGCGCAAAGGAATGCTGGAGGCGTTGGAGGAAGATTATTCAGGCTTTTTTCAAGGCGTCAAAGAAATATTGAAAGCAAGAAACCAAACCCTGTCCGGCATTGAGGGAGCGGTTGCAGAAGTTATCGATGTGCCGAAAGAATATGAAACCGCTTTGGAAATTGCTCTCGCCAGCAGCATGCAGCATATCATTACAAAGGATGAAGCATCTGCCCGGCAGGCCATTGCTTATTTGAAAAAGCACCGGTTTGGGCGGGCGACGTTTTTGCCGCTGACGGCGATGAAAGAAAAGAAATTCCCGCCGTCTATTCGGCAAAGCCTGCAGAACGATCACCGGTTCGTTGGCATTGCGGCTGAGCTTATCCGCTACAATCCAAAATACAGCTCGGCGATCGCTCACTTATTAGGACTTGTGGTGATTGCCAAAGACTTAGCCGGCGCTAATGAACTGGCGAAAATGCTCGGTTACCGCTACCGGATTGTGACGCTGGAGGGAGATGTGGTCAATCCAGGCGGCTCCATGACAGGCGGGGCAGTCAAACAAAAATCTTCTTCATTGTTAAGCCGGAAAAATGAATTGGAAAGCTTAAAGGGAAAGCTTGTTTCTATGGAAGAGAAAACAGCGGCTGTCGAGCGGGAAGTCAAAAAGCTGAAAGAAATGATAGCGGATAAAGAAGCGGTGCTAGAACAGATGCGCCATCGCGGAGAGCAGCTGAGAATGAACGAGCAAAATTGGAAGAATGAGCTGTTGGAATGGCAGTTTTCTTTTAAAACGATCAATGATCGTCTGGCGCTATATGATGTAGAAATGAAAGAATTTAAAGAGGAAAAAGAACGGCTGGCCAATCGCCGCAGCGCGGTGGAACAACAGCTTGCTGCAAAACGGGAAGAACTGACGGACCTTGATGGCCGAATTAAAAGGTTAACAGAGCAAAAGCAAAAAGAAAGTTCATTGAAGGCAGAGATTTTGGATGATATCAGCGAACTCAAGTCGGAGCTTGCTGTCAAGAATGAACAGTTGTCTGCCGGGAAGTTGCGGCTTTCACAAGTGGAGCAGGAATTGGCCGCTGCCGAAAAGAAATACAGCCAGTGGAAAGAAGAATTGAATTGGCTGAAATCAGAAATGACCAATAGCGATCAGGGGGAAGAAGAGCTGAAAGCCGCTGTCCGCAAAAAGCAGCAGGATAAAGAACGGACGGCAGAGCTGATTTCATTGCGGCGCAAGGAGCGTATGGATAAACAGCAAAAGCTCGAAGATGAAGAACTTGAACTCAAGGAATTGCGTCGCCTACATAAGGCCATGAATGAAGCGGTGCAAGATGAGGAAGTCAAAATAAACCGTTTGGATGTTGAGCTTGAAAACAGACTGGAGCAATTAAGCAAGGACTATTCGCTATCCTATGAAGCCGCAAAAAACAGCTATCCTCTCCCGGAGCCAATTGAAGAAGTGAGAAAGAAAATTAAGCTGATTAAACTGGCGATTGAAGAGCTTGGAAACGTCAACCTCGGTGCCATCGACGAATATGAACGGGTGCATGAGCGCTATACATTTTTACAAGAGCAGCGAGCGGATCTGCAGGAAGCGAAGGATACGCTGCTTCAAGTCATCCGTGAGATGGATGAAGAGATGGTCAGAAGGTTTAAAGAGACCTTTCAAGCAATCAGCACGCAGTTTCTTCCGGTCTTCCAAGAGCTATTCGGAGGAGGGAAAGCAGAGCTGAAGCTAACGGATCCGAATGATCTATTAAACACAGGGGTCGAAATCGTCGCGCAGCCGCCAGGGAAGAAATTGCAGAGTTTAAGCTTGCTTTCAGGGGGAGAACGAGCCCTGACAGCCATAGCTTTGCTGTTCTCCATCTTAAAGGTGCGCCCGGTTCCTTTCTGCGTGCTAGATGAAGTGGAAGCAGCGCTTGATGAAGCGAATGTTCAGCGCTTTAGCCAATATTTAAAGAAATTCAGTGCTGACACGCAGTTTATCGTGATTACTCACCGCAAAGGCACGATGGAAGAAGCGGATGTTCTATATGGCGTGACCATGCAGGAATCCGGCGTATCCAGGCTGGTTTCCGTCAGAATGGAAGAAGCATCAACGTTAAAGGAGGAAATCGCTAGATGAGTTTTTTTAAAAAGCTTAAAGAGAAATTTACATCTACCACCGATCAAGCGACAGAGAAATTTAAATCGGGGTTGACGAAAACGAGGGACAGCTTTACTAATAAAGTGAATGATCTGGTAGCCCGCTACCGCAAAATTGATGAAGATTTTTTCGAAGAGCTGGAAGAAATTTTAATTGGTGCTGATGTCGGCTTTGATACGGTGATGGAGCTTGTTGAGAAGCTTAAATTCGAAGTGAAGCGCCGCAATACCAAAGACCCGGCCGAAGTGCAGGACATCATAACGGAAAAGCTGGTTGAAATTTATCAGGGAAGCGATGAAGCGATAAATGAAGTCAATATGCAGGAGGATGGATTGACCGTCATTCTATTCGTGGGTGTAAACGGCGTCGGTAAAACCACCACCATTGGAAAATTAGCGCATAAATATAAATCAGAAGGCAAAAAAGTACTGATGGCTGCGGGAGATACGTTCCGTGCCGGGGCGATCGAACAGCTGGAAGTGTGGGGAGAACGGACAGGAGTAGAGGTAATCAAGCAAAAGGAAGGCTCCGATCCTGCGGCTGTTATGTATGACGCGGTGCGTGCGGCGAAGTCCCGCCAAGCGGATATCTTGCTCTGCGATACAGCTGGGCGTCTTCAAAATAAAGTGAATTTAATGAAAGAGCTGGAGAAAGTGAAGCGCGTTATTGAACGGGAAGTGCCAAATGCTCCGCATGAAGTGCTGATTGTCCTGGATGCTACGACCGGACAAAATGCGATGATTCAAGCAAAAACCTTCAAAGAGGCGACGGATGTTTCGGGAATTGTGTTAACTAAGTTGGATGGCACTGCAAAAGGCGGCATAGTACTGGCTATCCGCAAAGAGCTGAATATTCCTGTCAAGTTTGTCGGTCTTGGAGAAAAAGTGGATGATCTGCAGCCGTTTGATGCTGAGAAATATGTGTATGGCTTATTTTCCGGTATGCTGCAGGAGAAGGAAACAGAAAACGAAAACGAAGATTGAAACCGGCAGTTCCAAGCGGGCCGCTTTTCTTTTTTTGTGTAAAGATCTTTTCTTGACAACATTCCTGTTTGCGGGTACACTAACTGAGTGTAAAGGTTTTTAACTTAACAAAAGGAGGGGCTGCCAGTGATTGAAAAGACGACGAGAATGAATTTTCTTTATGACTTTTATCAGTCGCTGTTAACGGATAAGCAGCGCAGCTACATGTCCCTCTATTATTTGGATGATTTCTCTCTCGGCGAAATTGCGGAAGAGTATAAAGTAAGCCGCCAGGCGGTTTATGACAATATTAAACGCACGGAATTGATGCTGGAGGAGTATGAAAGCAAATTATTGTTATTAAAAAAATTTCAAGAGCGCACCAAACTGCTGAAGCAGCTGAGAACACGAGCTCCAAAAAACGTGCTTCCGATCATTGAAGCGCTCGAGAAATTAGATTAGGAGGCGGCACAGATGGCATTTGAAGGATTAGCCGACCGACTGCAAAATACGATGCAAAAAATTCGCGGCAAAGGGAAAGTAACCGAAGCGGATGTAAAAGAAATGATGCGCGAAGTGCGCCTTGCTCTGCTGGAAGCGGATGTTAACTTTAAAGTGGTGAAAGACTTTGTTAAAAAAGTAAGCGAACGCGCCGTCGGCCAAGAGGTCATGAAG from Bacillus xiapuensis encodes:
- the fapR gene encoding transcription factor FapR: MRRSKKDRQTELQETIADNPFVTDEELADRFQVSVQTIRLDRMELSIPELRERIKHVAKEKLADEVRSLPIEEVVGEVIDIELDQSAISIFDVKKNHVFTRNGIARGHHLFAQANSLAVAVINDELALTAKANIRFTRTVYEGERVVAKAKVTNVNTEKERTTVEVNSYVGQELVFQGEFTMYRSNISAKDETK
- the plsX gene encoding phosphate acyltransferase PlsX, whose amino-acid sequence is MKIAVDAMGGDHAPKEIILGTNQALAEIPELEVLIFGDQEQINQYLTPNSRVEIIHSDEVILGTDEPVRAVRRKKQASMVMMAQAVADGKAEACVSAGNTGALMAAGLFIVGRIDGIQRPALAPTLPTVDGKGFVMLDLGANADAKPEHLVQYALMGSIYAEKVRGISSPKVGLLNIGTEEKKGNELTKGAFELLSQQTDLHFIGNVESRELLNGAADVIVTDGFTGNMVLKTLEGTALSIFSMLKSSLTSSFKAKIGAGLLKDELYKLKSKMDYTEYGGAGLFGLKAPVIKAHGSSNAHAFYNALKQAYSMAQANVPAMIQKAAAEGR
- the fabD gene encoding ACP S-malonyltransferase; its protein translation is MGKIAFVFPGQGSQIVGMGRSLADEHQDIRELFERADQKLGFSLSDIMWKGPQEELTFTMNAQPALLTASIAVLTRFTREGITPDYMAGHSLGEYTALTAANALSFEEAVYAVHKRGQFMEQAVPAGEGTMAAVLGMERDALQHIVDHVAANGDIVGLANLNCPGQIVISGTAAGVDKVSALAKEQGAKRVIPLNVSGPFHSILMKPATAQLEEVLNEITISDCDVPVMANVDAKAVQKASDIQQKLLQQLYSPVLWQDSVEALIAAGVDTFIEIGPGKVLSGLIKKINRQVRVMAIQDEETIRKAIAELKEVAK
- the fabG gene encoding 3-oxoacyl-[acyl-carrier-protein] reductase; translation: MKLDGKSAIVTGASRGIGREIALELARQGADVVVNYAGNEAKANAVVQEIQALGRQAKAIQCNVADGEAVQKMVKQAVDTFGKVDILVNNAGITRDNLLMRMKEQEWDEVMNTNLKGVFLCAKAVTRPMMKQRSGRIINIASIVGVCGNPGQANYVAAKAGVIGFTKTAAKELASRGITVNAIAPGFITTDMTEDLPEEAKQGMLSQIPLARFGEPADIAKATVFLASEDAKYITGQTLHVDGGMVM
- the acpP gene encoding acyl carrier protein; protein product: MENVLERVTKIIVDRLGVEESQVTLEASFKEDLGADSLDVVELVMELEDEFNMEISDDDAEKIATVGDAVNYINSKN
- the rnc gene encoding ribonuclease III is translated as MRKPHKDYWKASQRKSEKFKQFQQKLGIQFNDEKLLKQAFTHSSYVNEHRKKPHEDNERLEFLGDAVLELTVSHFLFKKYPLLSEGDLTKLRAAIVCEPSLVTFANELEFGQLVLLGKGEEMTGGRMRPALLADVFEAFVGALFLDQGMEQVLQFLENIVFPKVNSGAFSHVMDYKSQLQELVQRNTKGQLEYKILKEKGPAHSKEFVSQVALNGDVLGTGEGRSKKEAEQLAAQMALMALRQQTE
- the smc gene encoding chromosome segregation protein SMC; the encoded protein is MFLKRLEIAGFKSFAERVSVDFVDGVTAVVGPNGSGKSNITDGIRWVLGEQSAKSLRGGKMEDVIFAGSDSRKPLNFAEVTLTLNNEQQRLPIEYNEVNVTRRVYRSGDSEYFINRQPCRLKDIVELFMDSGLGKEAFSIIGQGKVEEILNSKPIDRRTIFEEAAGVLKYKTRKRKAEQKLTETQENLNRVQDILHELEGQIEPLKIQASIAKDYMEKKEELTAYDIACIVYEIDQLHGQWQELKQSFAEHQQEELQLSSRLQKKEAKTAELRDQMTAIDESVNDLQNVLLAVSEELEKLEGRKQVLKERKRNAVHNESQLAGYMKESEAQIKQLSQQAAELKQKVEHDQTEASKLKELLTEKQQELNHLSQNIEDTIETLKADYIESLNEQASAKNELSHIHQQTELLARKKQRIEKENEKQVAERERIEAKKAEIESNLTIAQQELASYVETFRTDQQTLEALKSKYAKQESNLYQAYKILQEAKSRKGMLEALEEDYSGFFQGVKEILKARNQTLSGIEGAVAEVIDVPKEYETALEIALASSMQHIITKDEASARQAIAYLKKHRFGRATFLPLTAMKEKKFPPSIRQSLQNDHRFVGIAAELIRYNPKYSSAIAHLLGLVVIAKDLAGANELAKMLGYRYRIVTLEGDVVNPGGSMTGGAVKQKSSSLLSRKNELESLKGKLVSMEEKTAAVEREVKKLKEMIADKEAVLEQMRHRGEQLRMNEQNWKNELLEWQFSFKTINDRLALYDVEMKEFKEEKERLANRRSAVEQQLAAKREELTDLDGRIKRLTEQKQKESSLKAEILDDISELKSELAVKNEQLSAGKLRLSQVEQELAAAEKKYSQWKEELNWLKSEMTNSDQGEEELKAAVRKKQQDKERTAELISLRRKERMDKQQKLEDEELELKELRRLHKAMNEAVQDEEVKINRLDVELENRLEQLSKDYSLSYEAAKNSYPLPEPIEEVRKKIKLIKLAIEELGNVNLGAIDEYERVHERYTFLQEQRADLQEAKDTLLQVIREMDEEMVRRFKETFQAISTQFLPVFQELFGGGKAELKLTDPNDLLNTGVEIVAQPPGKKLQSLSLLSGGERALTAIALLFSILKVRPVPFCVLDEVEAALDEANVQRFSQYLKKFSADTQFIVITHRKGTMEEADVLYGVTMQESGVSRLVSVRMEEASTLKEEIAR
- the ftsY gene encoding signal recognition particle-docking protein FtsY, which gives rise to MSFFKKLKEKFTSTTDQATEKFKSGLTKTRDSFTNKVNDLVARYRKIDEDFFEELEEILIGADVGFDTVMELVEKLKFEVKRRNTKDPAEVQDIITEKLVEIYQGSDEAINEVNMQEDGLTVILFVGVNGVGKTTTIGKLAHKYKSEGKKVLMAAGDTFRAGAIEQLEVWGERTGVEVIKQKEGSDPAAVMYDAVRAAKSRQADILLCDTAGRLQNKVNLMKELEKVKRVIEREVPNAPHEVLIVLDATTGQNAMIQAKTFKEATDVSGIVLTKLDGTAKGGIVLAIRKELNIPVKFVGLGEKVDDLQPFDAEKYVYGLFSGMLQEKETENENED
- a CDS encoding putative DNA-binding protein produces the protein MIEKTTRMNFLYDFYQSLLTDKQRSYMSLYYLDDFSLGEIAEEYKVSRQAVYDNIKRTELMLEEYESKLLLLKKFQERTKLLKQLRTRAPKNVLPIIEALEKLD